The proteins below come from a single Triticum aestivum cultivar Chinese Spring chromosome 5D, IWGSC CS RefSeq v2.1, whole genome shotgun sequence genomic window:
- the LOC123122512 gene encoding histone H4 → MSGRGKGGKGLGKGGAKRHRKVLRDNIQGITKPAIRRLARRGGVKRISGLIYEETRGVLKIFLENVIRDAVTYTEHARRKTVTAMDVVYALKRQGRTLYGFGG, encoded by the coding sequence ATGTCGGGCCGCGGCAAGGGAGGCAAGGGACTCGGCAAGGGCGGCGCCAAGCGCCACCGGAAGGTGCTCCGCGACAACATCCagggcatcaccaagccggcgatcCGTCGtctggcgcggcggggcggcgtgaagcgcatctcgggtctcatctacgaggagacccgcggcgtgctcaagatcttcctcgagaacgTCATCCGTGACGCCGTCACCTACACCGAGCACGCCCGCCGCAAGACCGTCACCGCCATGGACGTCGTCTACGCGCTCAAGCGCCAGGGACGCACCCTCTACGGATTCGGAGGCTAG